From Methanotorris formicicus Mc-S-70:
TGAATCCAAACAATACTACTAAATTATTAGGGCTTTTCTCAATGTCTCACATGGCTTATGAAGTAGATAGGGAAAATATTGACAAATACAAAAATCAGCCATCTCTCGCTGAAATGACTGAAAAAGCTTTAGAAATATTAAATAAAAACCCAAATGGATTTTTTTTAATGGTTGAAGGAGGGAGAATAGACCACGCATGTCATGCACATGATGCTAAGTCAACAATAATGGATACGATAGCATTTGATAATGCTATCAAAGTAGCTTTAGATTTCCAGAAAAGGCATCCAGATACTTTGATTATTGTAACCGCAGACCATGAAACTGGAGGAATGAGTGTAGGGAGTGGGACTGAATATTACGCAAATATTTCAGCACTGAAAAACATTGATGCAAGTATGGAATTTATGAGTAAGGAGGTAATGAAAAATCCAGATAGGGATTATATAACCAACTTAATCAAAAAATACTGGCACACAGACCTTAACGAAGATGAGAAGAATCTTCTATTTAAATACCCAATAACTTCAAAAATAAACGATTCAAATATTTTAAATAACTACCCAAAAGTAAATCACTACGTTTATTGCTGGGCTGGTTTTGCACTATCTGAGATTGAAAGCAAAAGGGCAAAGATTGGATGGACATCATTTGCACACACTGCAGTTCCAGTTCTTGTATATGCTAAAGGTCCTGGAGAAGAACTGTTTGAAGGTTTCTATGACAACACAGATGTTCCACAGAAGATAGAAGAAATATGGAACTAACTCTTTTTATTTTTAATTTTCTGATAGTGTGATTTAACAATATTAACTTTAAAACCAAAAAATAGAAATAGGTAGTACTTAAATAACTCGTTAAAAAACG
This genomic window contains:
- a CDS encoding alkaline phosphatase, encoding MKKFMSIYLTFSILSAVIICGCINEKNVNANTETKLSENSKVNNVQFSSNSKNNVESNRKVKNVILLIGDGMGITQTYITERYKEEIEHGHLVLLTNFKTKGTITTYSLSSEVTDSAAAGTALLSGYKTNNRMINVKPDGSIPRKTLGEIAKEKGKSVGIVTTTRVTHATPAAVYAHIKDREEENEIAEQLLEFEPDVILGGGLRHFIPKNEKGSKRKDNKNLIEMFKKKGYVVIYNKEELKKVNPNNTTKLLGLFSMSHMAYEVDRENIDKYKNQPSLAEMTEKALEILNKNPNGFFLMVEGGRIDHACHAHDAKSTIMDTIAFDNAIKVALDFQKRHPDTLIIVTADHETGGMSVGSGTEYYANISALKNIDASMEFMSKEVMKNPDRDYITNLIKKYWHTDLNEDEKNLLFKYPITSKINDSNILNNYPKVNHYVYCWAGFALSEIESKRAKIGWTSFAHTAVPVLVYAKGPGEELFEGFYDNTDVPQKIEEIWN